A DNA window from Argiope bruennichi chromosome X2, qqArgBrue1.1, whole genome shotgun sequence contains the following coding sequences:
- the LOC129961083 gene encoding transient receptor potential cation channel subfamily A member 1-like, whose amino-acid sequence MEEDESTPGPSVNYCMLHHIVAQPPTNEFQQLKTLRRILKRGADLFHLNEEKNPPLHHAVANYGGQIKAIKYLLKKGADQKIFNGNDLTLFQVINYSKKSYKICKFLFRVGYNLNVIRTPFPLQKAVESENCSVKTVKLLIENGARASSQTLLKAVQNTAIKPKVIELLLSYGANANTNGDFGYSPLHCAISNTNMKAEIVHSLLYAGAPVNARTTERAFTPLHLMTRKQHQCPVVTEMLLAYGADVDAKCTMGRTPLMYASRKKGGFEIVKMLLACGADPNAKDKEGLNALHHALMGFSPNGKTIKLLIRHGADVSCKADDLTPFEWYIEGPPDRFTPGAFQAFFEYGVDVHFKTSDDKSALAILLEECTDNLDAIIFLLNNRAWCTDYELEWQSAINEIADKCTETYSTDLETIIKYAILHQFYKHGQFFLLHTPSEYVAIKSQCIHECFKMHCKNLPHGNLLHMLLTQKFYSCDECMNEIFMHTSDNIGMVYFDTLLKMISKKFLLERLQAQKVYTICNNRIIMLNNDCVRMIGKYMDKTQLYMSVLAFSA is encoded by the coding sequence ATGGAAGAAGATGAAAGCACGCCAGGCCCTTCAGTCAATTATTGTATGTTACATCACATTGTTGCACAACCACCAACTAATGAATTCCAGCAGTTGAAGACGTTAAGACGCATTCTGAAGCGTGGTGCAGATTTGTTTCATCTAAACGAAGAAAAAAACCCTCCATTGCATCACGCTGTTGCAAATTATGGCGGGCAAATAAAAGCTATTAAATATCTCCTCAAAAAAGGTGCCGaccagaaaatttttaatggaaacgACCTGACTCTATTTCAAGTAATAAACTACAgcaaaaaatcttacaaaatatgcaaatttctttttagaGTAGGATACAACCTAAATGTCATCAGAACACCTTTCCCGTTACAAAAGGCGGTGGAAAGTGAAAACTGCAGTGTTAAAACTGTGAAGCTGCTGATAGAAAACGGAGCTAGAGCAAGTTCCCAGACTTTACTGAAGGCAGTGCAAAATACTGCAATCAAACCCAAAGTTATTGAATTACTTTTATCGTATGGTGCGAATGCTAATACGAATGGTGATTTTGGTTATAGTCCATTACATTGTGCCATAAGCAATACTAACATGAAAGCGGAAATTGTCCATAGTCTTCTGTATGCAGGAGCTCCAGTCAACGCAAGAACCACAGAAAGGGCATTTACTCCCCTTCATCTGATGACTAGAAAGCAGCATCAGTGCCCTGTCGTAACTGAAATGTTATTGGCATATGGCGCTGATGTGGATGCGAAATGCACTATGGGGCGAACACCCCTGATGTATGCTTCAAGAAAGAAAGGGGGATTTGAAATTGTAAAGATGTTATTAGCATGTGGGGCTGATCCAAATGCAAAAGACAAAGAAGGCTTGAATGCTTTGCACCATGCTCTGATGGGTTTTTCCCCCAATGGTAAAACCATAAAGTTACTTATAAGGCATGGAGCCGACGTATCTTGCAAAGCGGACGATTTAACACCGTTTGAATGGTATATAGAGGGCCCACCCGACAGATTCACTCCAGGAGCGTTTCAGGCGTTTTTTGAATATGGGGTAGATGTGCATTTTAAAACCTCAGATGATAAATCTGCTTTGGCTATCCTACTGGAAGAATGCACAGATAACTTAGATGccattatatttctattaaataatagaGCTTGGTGCACCGATTATGAATTAGAGTGGCAATCGGCTATTAATGAAATTGCAGATAAATGCACGGAGACATATTCAACAGACCTAGAAACTATAATTAAATACGCCATTTTGCACCAGTTCTATAAACATGGCCAGTTTTTTCTCCTACACACTCCAAGCGAATATGTCGCAATTAAATCTCAGTGTATTCATGAGTGCtttaaaatgcattgtaaaaatcTCCCACATGGCAATTTACTTCATATGTTACTCACACAAAAATTCTATAGTTGTGATGAATGTATGAATGAGATATTTATGCATACTAGCGATAATATTGGAATGGTTTATTTCGATACATTGTTAAAAATGataagcaaaaaatttcttttggagCGTTTGCAAGCTCAAAAAGTCTATACTATTTGTAACAATCGaataataatgttgaataatGATTGTGTCAGAATGATTGGAAAGTATATGGATAAAACACAATTATATATGTCGGTTTTAGCGTTTTCTGCTTAA